The following coding sequences lie in one Corticium candelabrum chromosome 10, ooCorCand1.1, whole genome shotgun sequence genomic window:
- the LOC134186017 gene encoding uncharacterized protein LOC134186017 produces the protein MCNTCAEEVGRLFQNYWRAIHHACAICAEPQETWKFTLWTYCSIVMSYRVAMATLFGLRVGAVSESATKPSTTKTAKPTTKTISSTSNNVTSATKPVTTKPSTTKTAKPTTKTIASTSNNVTSATKPVTTKPSTTKTAKPTTKTIASTSNNVTSATKPETERNFDEQTILDCSNLKSTDTTISWFKKQKNLSSNGQSAQANSTNGFRLPLSGKGGGNQYACIVINDIFSINRTVNFHVMPVVAVPNKRSNTTLMVTCTAPGYSVVNITLIFPNKTSLSISTNKTNSFEFTASLLIDQNVNMSGKYHCKVFSETGVTADETMMDVPPITVETDWIKKDGNVMLRCFIVGHAVEVKWEDEVKNITRKEWHNATNTDGRFVSTINAEEVGAYRCVARSQQHDIVKSRTLTVNGPLVAIEQHNFTTVDLVCKAIGWPVPQGKNYPQDLKDSFIFGKAVSNSSSSEITLNISASYKKSSYECTENNLSQPSKDDRTVRESAHIIQLIRTRIVTYGNFTELSCKAIGLLNISVLEEFDYKFRNNTKTNNKFVITIAAGINNKLYTCAMSTSGRQKKDTNSIKIMTGENLKSFSIYCLKRANC, from the exons ATGTGCAACACATGTGCTG AGGAGGTGGGAAGGCTGTTCCAGAACTACTGGCGAGCAATCCATCATGCCTGTGCCATTTGTGCTGAGCCTCAGGAGACATGGAAA TTTACGTTGTGGACATATTGCTCGATTGTGATGTCCTATCGTGTAGCAATGGCGACATTATTTGGTCTACGTGTTGGAGCAGTCTCTGAAA GTGCAACGAAGCCCagcacaacaaaaacagcaaagcCGACTACGAAGACAATTTCATCTACCAGCAACAATGTTACGTCTGCTACCAAACCAGTTACAACGAAGCCCAGCACAACGAAAACAGCAAAGCCGACTACGAAGACAATTGCATCTACCAGCAACAATGTTACGTCTGCTACCAAACCAGTTACAACGAAGCCCAGCACAACGAAAACAGCAAAGCCGACTACGAAGACAATTGCATCTACCAGCAACAATGTTACGTCTGCTACCaaaccagagacagaaaggaACTTTGATGAGCAAACAATTTTAGACTGTAGCAATCTAAAATCAACCGATACAACTATATCTTGGTTTAAGAAGCAGAAGAATCTGAGTAGCAACGGACAGTCTGCACAAGCAAATTCAACAAACGGTTTTCGCTTGCCATTGTCTGGAAAAGGCGGCGGAAACCAGTACGCCTGTATAGTTATCAACGACATATTCAGCATTAACAGAACAGTCAATTTTCACG TAATGCCAGTTGTCGCGGTGCCGAACAAGAGATCGAACACCACACTTATGGTGACATGTACGGCGCCAGGATATTCCGTTGTAAACATCACTCTGATTTTTCCAAACAAAACTTCACTTTccatatcaacaaacaagACTAACAGCTTCGAATTTACGGCATCACTTTTGATCGATCAAAATGTTAATATGTCCGGTAAATATCATTGCAAGGTTTTCAGCGAGACCGGAGTAACAGCCGACGAAACAATGATGGATG TTCCTCCTATCACTGTTGAAACAGATTGGATAAAGAAAGATGGAAATGTAATGTTAAGATGTTTTATAGTTGGACATGCAGTTGAAGTCAAATGGGAAGATGAAGTCAAGAATATTACTAGAAAAGAATGGCATAATGCAACAAATACAGATGGGCGTTTTGTTTCTACGATTAATGCAGAAGAAGTTGGAGCTTATAGATGCGTAGCTAGAAGTCAACAGCACGATATCGTTAAGTCTCGAACTTTGACAGTGAACG GACCTCTCGTTGCAATAGAGCAACATAATTTTACAACAGTCGATTTGGTTTGCAAAGCAATTGGATGGCCGGTTCCACAAGGCAAAAATTATCCACAAGACTTGAAAGATAGTTTCATATTCGGGAAAGCGGTTAGCAACAGCTCAAGCAGCGAGATTACTCTTAATATTTCTGCTTCATACAAAAAGAGTTCATACGAATGTACAGAAAACAATCTCTCGCAACCGAGTAAAGACGACAGAACAGTCAGAG AATCTGCTCACATCATTCAACTTATTAGAACACGTATCGTTACTTACGGAAACTTTACAGAATTGTCGTGTAAAGCAATCGGATTACTCAATATATCTGTTcttgaagaatttgattacaagTTTCGCaataacacaaaaacaaataacaaattcGTCATTACAATTGCTGCTGGAATCAACAATAAACTTTACACTTGCGCAATGAGTACAAGTGGCAGACAAAAGAAAGATACCAATTCTATAAAGATAATGACTGGTGAGAACTTGAAATCATTTTCTATCTATTGTTTAAAAAGGGCAAACTGCTAA